The Flavobacterium sp. 140616W15 sequence TTCAATAGCATTAATCGACCTAAGTAATGCTTTGGTTTATTATATGGACGACCAAATGAAATACACAAGAGAAATGTTGGTGGCAGACACACCACAATTTCTTGCAGAATTAAATAAACAAACAATTCCAAATGTAAAACTGCAAGAAGTTGTAAAGCCTAATCAAACAAACAAGCAGACAAAAGATACATTTTGGGACAGACTAAAAAACATATTCAAATAAACTACGCCTAACAGCCACTACAACGGATTTGGGCATTGGGCTTAATGGAAAGATGGTTTTGTATTTGGGATGATTTATTTCGTCTGTTCGCTTCGCTCGGGCGGCAAATCCGAAAATTCCAAAAATATGGCTTAACTTAGTCCAGAGCTCTTTACAGGGCCAAAAATCAACATTTTTCTACAAATGAATATCAATATTTGCAGAAGGTCCCAAGCGTCCCGCTCGTGCATGGTATGGAACGTTAAGTAAAATAGTAAAACAAAAAAAGCTCCAGATTTCTCTGAAGCTTTGTCTTAGTAGCGGGAACAGGACTCGAACCTGTGACCTTCGGGTTATGAGCCCGACGAGCTGCCTACTGCTCTATCCCGCGTTGTTTCGGGTGCAAAGATACGTAGTCTTTACGATTATACAATACAAAAATTGAAATATTTTTAAATAAAACTAAGTACCAAACTAAGTACACTACTTAATTTACTGTTATTCAAGGAATTTATACCTATTATTTTTTCAAAAATAAATCTGCCAATAAGAAACAAAAAGCCCAATCCTGTGAAGAATTGGGCTTTTATATTTTAAAAATGCAATCAGAATGCTATTCTTTATACTATGTTTTATTGCTATGTACCGCTTTTACTCAAAATCAATACTACAAAAACATGCTTAATAAAAAACCTGAAGCAATCGTTACAGCAATAGTAACAAGTCCGGGAAGCATAAAACTGTGATTAACTACATATTTCCCAATACGGGTTGTGCCAGTACGGTCAAAATCCATTGCAGCAACCAATGTTGGGTAACCCGGTAATATAAAATCTGCATTAACTGCAGGGAACATCGCTATAAGATGTGGCTGTCCTATTCCTAAAGACAATCCTATTGGCATCATGATTCTTGTCGTAGCTGCTTGACTAAAAGTCAGCGCCCCCATGATGACCAATGCGAAAGCAAAAGTAAAAGGATACTCAGAGGTTATGTCTCTGAAGGTGCTTTCTATTAAAACTTCATTAGCCCCCATAAAAGTTGCACTCATCCATACAACACCAAGTACTGAAACAACAGCGGTCGCCATTGAGGTAAACAGACTCATTTTTGATACCGATACAGCCGATGTTTTTGTAATTATCATTATCAATGCCGAAGCCGATAGTGTAATCATTATGATCAATCCAGTGAGATTAACAGCTCCGTCTGCTCCTACCGCAAATCCTGCTGCTCCTGCTCCAACATTAGGAAGAAACTGAGGAAAAGCTCCAAAAAAGATGATCAGCAATATTGCGCTTCCAAAAATAAAAACGGCTGTTTTAGCACCTGGTTTTAATTCTCTGTTTGATTCAGATGTTTTATCTATACTCTCTGCAAATACAGGATCTTTCATTTTTTCGATAAACTCTGGATCGTCGTTAAGTTCTTTTCCTTTTTTCCATACCGAAAAAACTCCTGCGGCAATTCCTATAAGACAAGCAGGAATACATACTTTCATTATATCAACCACAGCTGTAGAATACATCAATATGGCTGCCAATGATGCCGTTGCTGCACTCATTGGACTACC is a genomic window containing:
- a CDS encoding anaerobic C4-dicarboxylate transporter family protein, giving the protein MILVQFAILLAMILIGSRLKGIGLGVMGMIGLLIFVLIFNMRPAEPPIAVLLIILAIVTTAATLQAAGGLDYLVSIAEKIIRRNPKHITFIAPFTVYFLCLFAGTAHIVYSLLPIIAEVSAKKRIRPERPLSISVIASHMALTGSPMSAATASLAAILMYSTAVVDIMKVCIPACLIGIAAGVFSVWKKGKELNDDPEFIEKMKDPVFAESIDKTSESNRELKPGAKTAVFIFGSAILLIIFFGAFPQFLPNVGAGAAGFAVGADGAVNLTGLIIMITLSASALIMIITKTSAVSVSKMSLFTSMATAVVSVLGVVWMSATFMGANEVLIESTFRDITSEYPFTFAFALVIMGALTFSQAATTRIMMPIGLSLGIGQPHLIAMFPAVNADFILPGYPTLVAAMDFDRTGTTRIGKYVVNHSFMLPGLVTIAVTIASGFLLSMFL